One genomic region from Lathamus discolor isolate bLatDis1 chromosome 21, bLatDis1.hap1, whole genome shotgun sequence encodes:
- the CBARP gene encoding voltage-dependent calcium channel beta subunit-associated regulatory protein isoform X2, whose translation MSDDPTPWDNATESATAVPGEVSPQDGYVLLLALLSIFIGGTLVLLSSILIICRRCCEADRRHSRASDDPEKTNTTYLEDSQPAQDITIKVEDPDCLSSSSYRDAEGERFLSSSSSTARRVSFNEAALFEQGKKTQEKGRRYTLTEGDFHHLKNARLTHLHLPPPALKIVTIHECESSENSLAMTPRLPPAKPGLAIFQPPAGALPQPVLPSHAVCPSSALPGDTYNSSADTSFTQASPAASSDSGEGPSLAAVPRSGKAAGTGSTSPGEPPPAPAQGTVLQFFTRLRRHASLDGASPYFKIKKWKLESTQRASSLDTRGSPKRRQFQRQRAASESMDQEDRDPHQTDIIQYIARTDDVAFHPAGGPFLPSPASPPPSLGRLEPGEGSPGEAGVPEPPSAYHDIWSLRASLELYASSERSNDQDSVRSDGGDSVSSAGGFPPCPSSSLDEAEGPEEKLWGRPKLEESEPGTRKLLQMDSGYASIEAPSRGGEEGPPKDQTASEKRICFTSAGRKGTIFESFEGREPEEEEEGEEEEEEEEEEEGSTVRGAAGGALPRPHSPLAWSPYGQMFPGREALPRRDYSIDEKTDALFNAFVRHDPQFDESPLRGKHRSRTHLRKQWQHTKQYSDPGVRYPALERHRTPLRRGDSANYPLDSRFHSPLPRIVSAGDEEAAAEAADGVPPGPALPDPEIQVIVEEEPGEAVPEPKGGPEPPGDCPGPGRCLGLGSGSELMLDKITGGIEERLYGHLRKAGGSPEHTVAVAASDAPPDHSPV comes from the exons ATGAGCGATGACCCGACACCGTGGGACAACGCGACCGAGAGCGCGACG GCGGTGCCCGGCGAGGTGTCCCCCCAGGATGGGTACGTGCTGCTCCTCGCCCTGCTCTCCATCTTCATCGGCGGCACCCTGGtcctgctctccagcatcctGATCATCTGCCGCCGGTGCTGCGAGGCCGACCGCAGGCATTCCAG AGCCAGCGATGACCCCGAGAAAACCAACACCACCTACCTGGAGGACTCGCAGCCAGCCCAGG ATATCACCATCAAAGTGGAGGACCCCGACTGCCTGTCGTCCTCCAGCTACCGCGATGCGGAGGGCGAGCGGTTCctgtcctccagctcctccaccGCCCGACGCGTGTCCTTCAACGAGGCCGCGCTCTTCGAGCAGGGCAAGAAGACGCAGGAGAAGGGGCGGAG GTACACGCTGACGGAGGGGGACTTCCACCACCTGAAGAACGCGCGCCTGACCCACCTGCACCTCCCGCCGCCCGCCCTCAAGATCGTCACCATCCACGAGTGCGAGTCCAGCGAGAACAGCCTGGCCATGACCCCGCGCCTGCCGCCCGCCAAGCCCGGCCTCGCCATCTTCCAG CCCCCCGCGGGGGCCCTGCCGCAGCCGGTGCTCCCCAGCCACGCCGTGTGCCCCAGCTCGGCCCTGCCCGGGGACACCTACAACTCCAGCGCCGACACCAGCTTCACCCAGGCCAGCCCGGCCGCCTCCTCCGACTCCGGGGAGGGCCCCTCG ttggcagcagtgcccaggagTGGGAAGGCGGCTGGAACGGGCAGCACCAGCCCCGGGgagccccccccggcccccgcgCAGGGCACGGTGCTGCAGTTCTTCACCCGCCTGCGCCGCCACGCCAGCCTGGACGGGGCCAGCCCCTACTTCAAGATCAAGAAGTGGAAGCTGGAGAGCACCCAGCGGGCGTCCAGCCTGGACACCAGAG GGTCTCCCAAGCGGCGGCAGTTCCAGCGGCAGCGGGCGGCCAGCGAGAGCATGGACCAGGAGGACCGGGACCCGCACCAGACCGACATCATCCAGTACATCGCCCGCACGGACGATGTGGCCTTCCACCCCGCGGGGGGgcccttcctgccctcccccGCCAGCCCCCCACCCTCTCTCGGCAG GTTAGAGCCGGGTGAGGGCAGCCCCGGCGAGGCCGGGGTCCCGGAGCCCCCCAGCGCCTACCACGACATCTGGAGCCTTCGCGCCTCGCTGGAGCTCTACGCCTCCTCCGAGCGCAGCAACGACCAGGACTCGGTGCGCAGCGACGGCGGCGACAGCGTCTCCTCCGCCGGCGGcttccccccctgcccctctTCATCCCTGGACGAGGCCGAAGGCCCCGAGGAGAAGCTCTGGGGTCGGCCCAAGTTGGAGGAGTCGGAGCCCGGCACGCgcaagctgctgcagatggACAGCGGCTACGCCTCCATTGAGGCGCCCAGCCGGGGGGGCGAGGAGGGGCCCCCCAAGGACCAGACGGCCTCCGAGAAGCGCATTTGCTTCACCAGCGCGGGGCGGAAAGGCACCATCTTCGAGAGCTTCGAGGGCCGGGAgccggaggaggaggaagagggggaggaagaagaggaggaggaggaggaggaggaagggagcacGGTCCGGGGTGCGGCTGGGGGGGCTCTCCCCCGTCCCCACAGCCCCCTGGCCTGGTCCCCGTACGGGCAGATGTTCCCGGGGCGGGAGGCGCTGCCCCGGCGGGACTACAGCATCGACGAGAAGACGGACGCGCTGTTCAACGCCTTCGTGCGCCACGACCCCCAGTTCGACGAGTCCCCGCTGCGGGGCAAGCACCGCTCCCGCACTCACCTCCGCAAGCAGTGGCAGCACACGAAGCAGTACAGCGACCCCGGCGTGCGCTACCCGGCGCTGGAGCGGCACCGCACCCCGCTGCGCCGCGGCGACAGCGCCAATTACCCCCTGGACAGCCGCTTCCACAGCCCCCTGCCCCGCATCGTCAGCGCCGGCGacgaggaggcggcggcggaggcGGCCGATGGGGTCCCCCCCGGCCCGGCACTGCCCGACCCCGAGATCCAGGTGATCGTGGAGGAGGAACCCGGAGAGGCGGTGCCCGAGCCCAAGGGTGGCCCCGAGCCCCCCGGGGATTGCCCCGGCCCCGGGAGGTGCCTGGGGCTGGGCTCCGGCTCGGAGCTGATGCTGGACAAGATCACGGGCGGCATCGAGGAGCGGCTCTACGGGCACTTGAGGAAGGCGGGAGGGAGCCCCGAGCACACGGTGGCCGTGGCGGCCAGCGACGCCCCCCCCGACCACAGCCCTGTCTAA
- the CBARP gene encoding voltage-dependent calcium channel beta subunit-associated regulatory protein isoform X1, with product MSDDPTPWDNATESATAVPGEVSPQDGYVLLLALLSIFIGGTLVLLSSILIICRRCCEADRRHSRASDDPEKTNTTYLEDSQPAQDITIKVEDPDCLSSSSYRDAEGERFLSSSSSTARRVSFNEAALFEQGKKTQEKGRRYTLTEGDFHHLKNARLTHLHLPPPALKIVTIHECESSENSLAMTPRLPPAKPGLAIFQPPAGALPQPVLPSHAVCPSSALPGDTYNSSADTSFTQASPAASSDSGEGPSPSGTKPSRPPRCSQLAAVPRSGKAAGTGSTSPGEPPPAPAQGTVLQFFTRLRRHASLDGASPYFKIKKWKLESTQRASSLDTRGSPKRRQFQRQRAASESMDQEDRDPHQTDIIQYIARTDDVAFHPAGGPFLPSPASPPPSLGRLEPGEGSPGEAGVPEPPSAYHDIWSLRASLELYASSERSNDQDSVRSDGGDSVSSAGGFPPCPSSSLDEAEGPEEKLWGRPKLEESEPGTRKLLQMDSGYASIEAPSRGGEEGPPKDQTASEKRICFTSAGRKGTIFESFEGREPEEEEEGEEEEEEEEEEEGSTVRGAAGGALPRPHSPLAWSPYGQMFPGREALPRRDYSIDEKTDALFNAFVRHDPQFDESPLRGKHRSRTHLRKQWQHTKQYSDPGVRYPALERHRTPLRRGDSANYPLDSRFHSPLPRIVSAGDEEAAAEAADGVPPGPALPDPEIQVIVEEEPGEAVPEPKGGPEPPGDCPGPGRCLGLGSGSELMLDKITGGIEERLYGHLRKAGGSPEHTVAVAASDAPPDHSPV from the exons ATGAGCGATGACCCGACACCGTGGGACAACGCGACCGAGAGCGCGACG GCGGTGCCCGGCGAGGTGTCCCCCCAGGATGGGTACGTGCTGCTCCTCGCCCTGCTCTCCATCTTCATCGGCGGCACCCTGGtcctgctctccagcatcctGATCATCTGCCGCCGGTGCTGCGAGGCCGACCGCAGGCATTCCAG AGCCAGCGATGACCCCGAGAAAACCAACACCACCTACCTGGAGGACTCGCAGCCAGCCCAGG ATATCACCATCAAAGTGGAGGACCCCGACTGCCTGTCGTCCTCCAGCTACCGCGATGCGGAGGGCGAGCGGTTCctgtcctccagctcctccaccGCCCGACGCGTGTCCTTCAACGAGGCCGCGCTCTTCGAGCAGGGCAAGAAGACGCAGGAGAAGGGGCGGAG GTACACGCTGACGGAGGGGGACTTCCACCACCTGAAGAACGCGCGCCTGACCCACCTGCACCTCCCGCCGCCCGCCCTCAAGATCGTCACCATCCACGAGTGCGAGTCCAGCGAGAACAGCCTGGCCATGACCCCGCGCCTGCCGCCCGCCAAGCCCGGCCTCGCCATCTTCCAG CCCCCCGCGGGGGCCCTGCCGCAGCCGGTGCTCCCCAGCCACGCCGTGTGCCCCAGCTCGGCCCTGCCCGGGGACACCTACAACTCCAGCGCCGACACCAGCTTCACCCAGGCCAGCCCGGCCGCCTCCTCCGACTCCGGGGAGGGCCCCTCG CCGAGCGGGACGAAGCCCTCACGGCCCCCCCGGTGCTCCCAGttggcagcagtgcccaggagTGGGAAGGCGGCTGGAACGGGCAGCACCAGCCCCGGGgagccccccccggcccccgcgCAGGGCACGGTGCTGCAGTTCTTCACCCGCCTGCGCCGCCACGCCAGCCTGGACGGGGCCAGCCCCTACTTCAAGATCAAGAAGTGGAAGCTGGAGAGCACCCAGCGGGCGTCCAGCCTGGACACCAGAG GGTCTCCCAAGCGGCGGCAGTTCCAGCGGCAGCGGGCGGCCAGCGAGAGCATGGACCAGGAGGACCGGGACCCGCACCAGACCGACATCATCCAGTACATCGCCCGCACGGACGATGTGGCCTTCCACCCCGCGGGGGGgcccttcctgccctcccccGCCAGCCCCCCACCCTCTCTCGGCAG GTTAGAGCCGGGTGAGGGCAGCCCCGGCGAGGCCGGGGTCCCGGAGCCCCCCAGCGCCTACCACGACATCTGGAGCCTTCGCGCCTCGCTGGAGCTCTACGCCTCCTCCGAGCGCAGCAACGACCAGGACTCGGTGCGCAGCGACGGCGGCGACAGCGTCTCCTCCGCCGGCGGcttccccccctgcccctctTCATCCCTGGACGAGGCCGAAGGCCCCGAGGAGAAGCTCTGGGGTCGGCCCAAGTTGGAGGAGTCGGAGCCCGGCACGCgcaagctgctgcagatggACAGCGGCTACGCCTCCATTGAGGCGCCCAGCCGGGGGGGCGAGGAGGGGCCCCCCAAGGACCAGACGGCCTCCGAGAAGCGCATTTGCTTCACCAGCGCGGGGCGGAAAGGCACCATCTTCGAGAGCTTCGAGGGCCGGGAgccggaggaggaggaagagggggaggaagaagaggaggaggaggaggaggaggaagggagcacGGTCCGGGGTGCGGCTGGGGGGGCTCTCCCCCGTCCCCACAGCCCCCTGGCCTGGTCCCCGTACGGGCAGATGTTCCCGGGGCGGGAGGCGCTGCCCCGGCGGGACTACAGCATCGACGAGAAGACGGACGCGCTGTTCAACGCCTTCGTGCGCCACGACCCCCAGTTCGACGAGTCCCCGCTGCGGGGCAAGCACCGCTCCCGCACTCACCTCCGCAAGCAGTGGCAGCACACGAAGCAGTACAGCGACCCCGGCGTGCGCTACCCGGCGCTGGAGCGGCACCGCACCCCGCTGCGCCGCGGCGACAGCGCCAATTACCCCCTGGACAGCCGCTTCCACAGCCCCCTGCCCCGCATCGTCAGCGCCGGCGacgaggaggcggcggcggaggcGGCCGATGGGGTCCCCCCCGGCCCGGCACTGCCCGACCCCGAGATCCAGGTGATCGTGGAGGAGGAACCCGGAGAGGCGGTGCCCGAGCCCAAGGGTGGCCCCGAGCCCCCCGGGGATTGCCCCGGCCCCGGGAGGTGCCTGGGGCTGGGCTCCGGCTCGGAGCTGATGCTGGACAAGATCACGGGCGGCATCGAGGAGCGGCTCTACGGGCACTTGAGGAAGGCGGGAGGGAGCCCCGAGCACACGGTGGCCGTGGCGGCCAGCGACGCCCCCCCCGACCACAGCCCTGTCTAA
- the ATP5F1D gene encoding ATP synthase subunit delta, mitochondrial: MPVPGVAPLESAQNRVRESREWSLGPGGSRCSGGPGRRRGPGVATGDRALPVPRAAPVPGALPIIGALPVPEPCQYPQPRLYPEPCPCPSLVRTAPAGPSLPGGAQRPTAGVVLGAGHAGIRARRHVPRATAAAAAAAMLAARRLAPLLAARPALPQPRGYAEAAAGPAPMAFTFASPTQVFYNGANVKQVDVPTLTGSFGILASHVPTLQVLKPGVVTVHAEDGTATKYFVSSGSVTVHADSTVQVLAEEAVTMDMLDLATAKSNLEKAVSEMAAASDEAAKAEAQIKVEANEALVKALE; this comes from the exons atgCCGGTGCCGGGGGTCGCGCCGCTGGAATCCGCCCAAAATCGGGTCAGAGAAAGCCGTGAGTGGAGCCTCGGCCCGGGGGGGAGCCGCTGCTCGGGGGGGCCCGGCCGGCGGCGAGGGCCGGGGGTGGCCACCGGGGATCG AGCCCTGCCCGTACCCAGAGCCGCGCCTGTACCAGGAGCCCTGCCTATAATCGGAGCCCTGCCTGTACCGGAGCCCTGCCAGTACCCTCAGCCCCGCCTGTACCCGGAGCCCTGCCCGTGCCCCAGCCTTGTCCGCACCGCCCCTGCCGGCCCG TCACTTCCGGGCGGCGCGCAGCGCCCCACGGCCGGTGTAGTCCTCGGCGCGGGGCACGCCGGGATCCGCGCTCGGCGTCACGTGCCCCGCGCcacagccgccgccgccgccgccgccatgttGGCCGCCCGCCGCCTCGCCCCGCTGCTCGCCGCCCGCCCGGCGCTGCCCCAGCCCCGCGGGTACGCGGAGGCCGCGGCCGGGCCCGCGCCCATGGCCTTCACCTTCGCCTCGCCCACGCAG GTGTTCTACAACGGGGCCAACGTGAAGCAGGTGGATGTGCCCACGCTGACCGGCTCCTTCGGCATCCTGGCCTCGCACGTCCCCACGCTGCAGGTGCTCAAGCCGGGGGTGGTGACCGTCCACGCTGAGGATGGCACCGCCACCAAGTACTTCG TGAGCAGCGGCTCCGTCACGGTCCACGCAGACTCCACGGTGCAGGTGCTGGCGGAGGAGGCGGTCACCATGGACATGCTGGACCTGGCT ACCGCAAAATcaaacctggagaaggctgttTCAGAGATGGCCGCAGCATCCGATGAAGCAGCTAAAGCAGAAGCTCAGATCAAAGTAGAAGCGAACGAAGCCCTTGTAAAAGCCCTGGAGTAA